One Chitinivibrionales bacterium genomic window, GAGAAATGCGGAGTTGCCGCCGACAATCGGGAGCACCGTGATGCAGGGACAGTCGTAACTGTGAATCGCCTTTATGCGTTTGATTGCCTTTTTCGCAAGCGACTGCTTTGTCTTGAGGACGAGCAGCGATTCCGCGCCCTGTTCAAGCTTGCTCTTCCACCAATACACCGATTGGATTTTGTCAACAATATTGGCGCAGGCCGCGAGACGTTCCTTTACGATCATTGCACCGATTTTTTTTGCCTCTTTTTTATTCGAGGCGGTGACATATAATGCGACGGTTTTCATTCTTATCAAAAACTATATCCTGCGATGATTGTCCGGAAAAGGTGGATTGACGGATTTGCCGATTGTTTCATTATCTGTTTGTCCCTCCTTTACCTTCCACCTATTTTTAGCTATTAAATGAAAAAAACCACATCACTGCTGCT contains:
- the cutA gene encoding divalent-cation tolerance protein CutA → MKTVALYVTASNKKEAKKIGAMIVKERLAACANIVDKIQSVYWWKSKLEQGAESLLVLKTKQSLAKKAIKRIKAIHSYDCPCITVLPIVGGNSAFLQWIADETR